A genomic window from Diospyros lotus cultivar Yz01 chromosome 2, ASM1463336v1, whole genome shotgun sequence includes:
- the LOC127794545 gene encoding homogentisate phytyltransferase 1, chloroplastic — protein sequence MESLIVGSIARPPPCRLFPVAAEFPPLRTGSCIAVQVSRQRAWNILDMRVQRQLLVHHVGAGHERHAFHQSQKKKFVASAASEQPLESDPGAYHDNNPWKSVPDAFDAFYRFSRPHTVIGTALSIISVSILAVERLSDFSPLFFTGVMEAIVAALLMNIYIVGLNQLFDIEIDKVNKPYLPLASGEYSVATGVAIVSSFAIMSFWLGGIVGSPPLFWALFISFVLGTAYSTNLPLLRWKRFAFIAAMCILAVRAVIVQIAFFLHMQTYVFRRPVVLSRPLIFATAFMSFFSVVIALFKDIPDIDGDRIFGIRSFTVRLGQERVFWICISLLEMAYCVAVLVGAASSCLWSKCLTVLGHVILASILWSRAKSVDLKRKTAITSFYMFIWKLFYAEYLLIPLVR from the exons ATGGAGTCTCTGATTGTTGGGTCTATTGCAAGACCGCCGCCTTGTCGTTTATTTCCAGTTGCAGCAGAGTTTCCTCCACTAAGAACTG GCTCTTGCATAGCTGTACAAGTTTCAAGGCAAAGAGCATGGAATATCTTAGATATGAGGGTGCAGAGGCAGCTTTTGGTGCATCATGTTGGGGCTGGTCATGAAAGACATGCATTCCATCAGTCACAAAAAAAGAAGTTTGTGGCAAGTGCGGCCTCTGAACAGCCTCTTGAATCTGACCCTGGCGCTTATCATGACAATAACCCTTGGAAATCTGTACCAGATGCCTTTGATGCTTTCTACAGGTTTTCACGGCCTCACACAGTTATAGGAACG GCATTGAGCATAATTTCAGTTTCTATCCTTGCAGTGGAGAGGCTGTCAGACTTTTCTCCGTTATTTTTCACTGGGGTGATGGAG GCAATTGTTGCAGCCCTTTTGatgaatatttatattgttgGTTTGAATCAGTTGTTTGACATAGAAATAGACAAG GTTAACAAGCCATATCTTCCATTAGCATCAGGAGAATATTCTGTAGCAACTGGTGTTGCTATTGTCTCATCTTTCGCCATTATG AGCTTTTGGCTTGGGGGGATTGTTGGTTCACCGCCACTGTTTTGGGCTCTTTTCATCAGTTTTGTACTTGGAACTGCATATTCAACCAAT CTGCCACTGTTGAGATGGAAGAGATTTGCTTTTATTGCAGCAATGTGCATCCTTGCTGTACGAGCAGTAATTGTTCAGATTGCATTCTTTCTGCACATGCAg ACCTATGTGTTCAGAAGACCGGTTGTCCTTTCGAGGCCTTTGATATTTGCTACTGCATTCATGAGCTTCTTCTCAGTTGTTATAGCATTATTTAAG GACATACCCGATATTGATGGAGACAGGATATTTGGTATCAGATCATTTACTGTCCGGCTGGGTCAAGAGCGG GTGTTCTGGATTTGTATCTCTCTCCTTGAAATGGCATATTGTGTTGCTGTGTTAGTGGGAGCAGCCTCTTCTTGCCTCTGGAGCAAATGCCTGACG GTTTTGGGCCATGTGATATTGGCCTCAATCCTTTGGAGCCGTGCCAAATCTGTTGATTTGAAGAGGAAAACTGCAATAACATCTTTTTACATGTTTATATGGAAG